One genomic window of Candidatus Nitrosopumilus sediminis includes the following:
- a CDS encoding sulfurtransferase, with amino-acid sequence MLISTTELNSILNESNLIIADTRSFKEYSEGHIPGAVHLDLFAFHWIDTTKEGIENFNNQSRNLLSFLGVTPEKKIVFYDSVSGMLAARGVWMLMYFSHQNVFMLDGGITKWKKENLSIETKPNGFKPSKFSGKINPNIISGFEYIRDNLDNLKILDARSTGEYDGTTVRAAQSGHIPNAINIDWNQNLNEDGTFKDDDELSKMYDYPKDSEIVTYCQGAYRAANSFLVLKKLGFENVRVYLGSWGEWGNKLDLPVEK; translated from the coding sequence GTGCTAATTTCCACAACTGAACTAAATTCAATCCTAAACGAATCTAATCTCATCATAGCCGATACACGCTCATTTAAGGAATATTCAGAAGGACATATCCCAGGAGCTGTTCATTTGGATCTATTTGCATTTCATTGGATTGATACTACAAAAGAAGGAATAGAAAATTTCAATAATCAATCCCGCAACCTTCTTTCATTTCTTGGAGTAACACCTGAAAAGAAAATTGTATTTTATGATTCTGTTTCTGGTATGTTGGCAGCAAGGGGTGTCTGGATGCTAATGTATTTTTCACATCAAAATGTCTTCATGTTAGATGGAGGAATTACAAAATGGAAAAAAGAAAATCTATCCATTGAAACAAAACCTAATGGTTTCAAACCCTCTAAATTTTCAGGAAAAATTAATCCTAATATTATTTCAGGATTTGAATACATTAGAGATAATCTAGATAATTTAAAAATCCTTGATGCTCGCTCTACTGGTGAATATGATGGAACCACAGTCCGCGCAGCTCAATCTGGCCATATACCAAATGCAATCAATATTGATTGGAATCAAAATCTCAATGAGGATGGGACTTTCAAAGATGATGATGAATTATCTAAAATGTATGATTATCCCAAAGACTCTGAAATTGTCACTTATTGTCAGGGAGCATATCGTGCAGCTAATTCCTTTTTGGTTTTGAAAAAATTGGGATTTGAAAATGTTCGAGTTTATCTAGGTTCTTGGGGAGAATGGGGAAATAAATTAGATCTTCCTGTGGAAAAATAA
- a CDS encoding ammonium transporter produces the protein MNSRNYKYALLLVAAVSITATGAMSQAYAQSVEDGMDGYVKGTSGIYTGNPNECWYDDGEGGMLPCLIDTGDTAWMLTATSLVLFMSPGVGFFYGGLARSKNIVNVLGMTLIVMGLMSVQWVLWGYSLAFGGVDSDANLFMGNLDYVGFNMVSAWAPLGEVGPCHDTWSAAYQMNEFKEGDFCSQGWPGTVPHQLFAMFQATFAIITPVLIIGGLIDRIKFSALIIFVLLWGTFVYDPIAHWVWGGGYIGGGAIDLDPELSPSYALDFAGGTVVHISSGFAALAGALVLGRRLGYGKVPMEPHNIPMVVLGAGILWFGWFGFNAGSEVMVDGITVSAWTVTNTATGMAAVTWVLMSWAHTGKPSVVGAASGAVAGLVAITPASGWVGPMAAIIIGIAAGTICYAAIAFKSARKWDDALDVWGVHGMGGLTGAILTGTLASPHVWDTGDGIGAWTGTAEGMEQQAISIIGAAISIGYAFGVTIVILKVMDAVWPGGIRVTPKEEEIGLDLAQHGERAYVNE, from the coding sequence ATGAATTCTAGGAACTACAAGTATGCTCTATTACTTGTAGCCGCAGTATCTATCACAGCAACTGGTGCTATGTCTCAGGCATATGCACAAAGTGTTGAAGATGGTATGGACGGATATGTCAAAGGAACCAGTGGAATTTACACTGGTAACCCTAACGAATGTTGGTATGATGATGGCGAAGGCGGCATGCTACCTTGTCTTATAGACACAGGTGATACAGCATGGATGCTAACAGCAACATCATTAGTACTCTTCATGTCTCCAGGAGTCGGTTTCTTTTATGGTGGTTTAGCCAGATCAAAGAACATCGTCAACGTACTTGGTATGACCCTCATTGTAATGGGTCTAATGTCAGTACAATGGGTTCTATGGGGATACTCACTAGCATTTGGTGGAGTTGATTCTGATGCAAACTTATTCATGGGTAACCTAGATTATGTTGGATTTAACATGGTATCAGCTTGGGCACCGTTAGGTGAAGTTGGTCCTTGTCATGACACATGGTCTGCAGCTTATCAGATGAATGAATTTAAGGAAGGGGACTTTTGTAGTCAAGGTTGGCCAGGTACAGTACCTCACCAACTATTTGCAATGTTCCAAGCAACCTTCGCAATCATTACACCAGTTCTAATTATTGGTGGTTTGATTGACAGAATCAAATTCAGCGCATTGATCATATTCGTACTCTTATGGGGAACCTTCGTTTATGACCCAATAGCACATTGGGTATGGGGAGGAGGCTACATAGGAGGAGGTGCAATTGACCTCGATCCAGAATTATCGCCATCATATGCATTAGACTTTGCAGGTGGTACTGTAGTACACATATCTTCAGGATTTGCAGCATTGGCTGGAGCCTTAGTCCTTGGCAGACGTCTTGGATACGGCAAAGTGCCAATGGAACCACACAATATCCCAATGGTAGTCCTCGGAGCAGGAATACTCTGGTTTGGATGGTTTGGTTTCAATGCAGGAAGTGAAGTTATGGTAGACGGCATTACCGTCAGCGCATGGACTGTTACAAATACAGCAACTGGTATGGCTGCAGTCACTTGGGTGCTCATGTCTTGGGCACATACAGGAAAACCAAGTGTCGTAGGAGCTGCATCAGGAGCAGTAGCAGGATTGGTAGCAATCACACCAGCCTCTGGTTGGGTAGGTCCAATGGCTGCGATTATAATCGGTATTGCAGCTGGTACAATTTGTTATGCAGCAATAGCATTCAAGAGTGCACGCAAATGGGACGACGCATTAGATGTATGGGGAGTACACGGAATGGGTGGTCTTACAGGTGCAATTTTGACTGGTACATTAGCTAGCCCACACGTTTGGGATACTGGAGACGGTATCGGAGCATGGACTGGCACTGCAGAAGGAATGGAACAGCAAGCAATCAGCATCATTGGTGCTGCTATATCAATAGGCTATGCCTTTGGTGTAACAATTGTAATCCTTAAGGTAATGGATGCCGTATGGCCTGGCGGAATCAGAGTCACTCCTAAAGAAGAGGAGATTGGTCTCGATTTGGCACAGCATGGCGAAAGAGCATACGTAAACGAATAG
- a CDS encoding V0D/AC39 family V-type ATPase subunit: MGGSKNVYASVKAYSKRGKLLTKSDFQTLAESRDLEELMTRIKNTVYGEAVADVQKPYSSQSIESALRSKLADIHYSIAKTSGSSGVLDAYYMKFIVSNLKLILKGKILGKSQEEIESHVNLHAEELIKQRDVIVKALVAKDFEEAVASLNSVEFADEIAKAAALYNEKKNLQIFDTYFDKILFQHLAGAMKNYADKEATKIVSMDIDFYNILSVIRGKFWGLQEEQIQDLIINTSPPAKELLGRMMAAGTVRDAFNELSSTKYKDLVPQVENELDAIAEFERAFEMSIYSASLRSFTKMFSFATIVGITKLTAFEIRNLAAIAFAVEQKIPTETTMSKLILEEE, from the coding sequence ATGGGCGGTTCTAAGAATGTCTATGCCTCAGTAAAAGCATACAGTAAACGAGGTAAATTACTCACAAAATCTGATTTTCAAACACTTGCTGAATCTAGAGATTTAGAGGAATTAATGACTAGAATCAAAAATACTGTATATGGGGAAGCAGTAGCAGACGTTCAAAAACCATATTCTTCACAAAGTATTGAATCAGCCCTTAGAAGCAAATTAGCAGATATTCATTATTCAATAGCAAAAACATCTGGAAGTTCTGGCGTCCTAGATGCATATTATATGAAATTTATTGTTTCAAATCTAAAATTAATATTAAAAGGGAAAATCCTAGGAAAATCTCAAGAAGAAATTGAATCTCATGTTAACCTTCATGCAGAAGAATTAATCAAACAGAGAGATGTTATAGTTAAGGCATTAGTTGCAAAAGACTTTGAGGAAGCAGTAGCAAGTTTGAATTCAGTTGAATTTGCAGATGAGATTGCAAAAGCTGCTGCATTATACAATGAAAAGAAAAACCTCCAAATCTTTGACACATATTTTGATAAGATATTATTTCAACATCTAGCAGGTGCAATGAAAAATTATGCCGACAAAGAAGCAACAAAAATTGTTTCAATGGATATTGACTTTTATAATATTTTGAGTGTGATTAGAGGAAAATTCTGGGGATTGCAAGAAGAACAAATTCAAGATTTGATAATCAACACCAGTCCGCCAGCTAAAGAATTACTTGGAAGAATGATGGCAGCAGGTACAGTTAGAGATGCATTTAATGAATTATCAAGTACAAAATACAAAGACTTGGTTCCTCAAGTTGAAAATGAACTAGACGCTATTGCAGAGTTTGAAAGAGCATTTGAGATGTCAATATACAGTGCATCACTTAGATCATTTACAAAGATGTTCAGCTTTGCAACAATCGTGGGAATTACAAAATTAACTGCATTTGAAATAAGAAATCTAGCAGCCATTGCATTTGCTGTTGAGCAAAAGATTCCAACCGAGACTACAATGTCAAAATTAATCCTAGAAGAAGAATAG